The Triplophysa rosa linkage group LG15, Trosa_1v2, whole genome shotgun sequence genome has a segment encoding these proteins:
- the opn8b gene encoding opsin 8, group member b, whose amino-acid sequence MDIYSSKLSPVVDYGVGAFLLLIAILSIVGNLLVLVMAYKRSTQMKPPELLSVNLAVTDLGAAITMYPLAVASAWNHHWIGGDVTCVYYGLMGFFFGAASMMTLTIMAVVRFVVSSTLQSPKEKISKRNAWMLVAGSWLYTLLWALFPLIGWGKYGPEPFGLSCTLAWRDMKEHSQSFVITIFLMNLVIPAVIIISCYSGIALKLYVTYKSMDDTNRMPNMIKIQRRLMLIAVLISVGFIASWTPYGVVSLWSIYWPGDSIPPQVSMLPCLFAKTSTVYNPFIYYIFSKTFKQEVNQLGRQCGVSKMCRASPSKNVPENTIYLVCAENKEKREADEKTCGRREAETQIMSC is encoded by the exons ATGGATATTTATTCATCAAAATTATCACCTGTTGTGGATTATGGAGTGGGTGCGTTTCTGCTGCTCATTG CCATTCTTTCCATTGTGGGGAATTTGCTTGTTCTTGTGATGGCGTACAAGAGGTCGACACAAATGAAACCCCCAGAGCTGTTGAGCGTGAATCTGGCTGTGACTGATCTGGGAGCAGCTATCACCATGTACCCCCTGGCTGTAGCCTCAGCGTGGAACCACCACTGGATCGGGGGAGACGTCACATGTGTGTACTACGGCCTGATGGGATTTTTCTTTGGGGCGGCTAGCATGATGACGCTGACAATCATGGCCGTCGTTCGCTTTGTCGTGTCTTCCACACTCCAATCACCCA aagaaaaaatcaGCAAAAGAAATGCCTGGATGCTGGTGGCAGGTTCGTGGCTCTACACGCTGCTGTGGGCTCTGTTTCCTCTCATTGGCTGGGGCAAATACGGTCCAGAACCCTTCGGTCTGTCTTGCACGTTGGCCTGGAGAGACATGAAGGAACACAGCCAGTCGTTTGTCATCACCATCTTCCTCATGAACCTGGTCATCCCGGCCGTCATCATCATCTCGTGTTACTCTGGGATCGCGCTGAAACTCTACGTGACGTACAAATCCATGGACGACACCAACCGCATGCCCAACATGATAAAGATACAGCGTCGTCTCATGCTG ATCGCCGTGTTGATCAGCGTCGGCTTTATCGCCTCCTGGACGCCCTATGGAGTGGTCAGCCTCTGGTCCATCTACTGGCCCGGTGACTCCATCCCTCCCCAGGTCAGCATGCTGCCCTGTCTGTTCGCCAAGACCTCCACTGTATACAACCCCTTCATCTACTACATCTTCAGCAAGACCTTCAAACAAGAGGTCAACCAGCTGGGCCGTCAGTGCGGCGTATCCAAAATGTGCCGCGCGTCGCCTTCCAAAAACGTTCCCGAGAACACCATCTACCTGGTGTGTGCGGAAAACAAGGAGAAACGAGAAGCGGACGAAAAAACGTGTGGCAGGAGAGAGGCCGAGACTCAAATAATGTCATGTTGA